The Enterobacter asburiae sequence ACCATTTAAGATTTGCTATCTTATCTGCGTGCGGCCTAAATTTTTCCGGCGGCGCCGATTCGAAAATTACTTTAAAAAACAGGCGCAGCCACGATTTCCCTGGTGTTGGCGCAGTATTCGCGCACCCCGGTCTAGCCGGGGTCATTTTTTTCTGGCGTCCACCCAGGCTTTAAGCACCGCAACGTCGTTCTGCCACTCTTGTTTCATCTCTTCAACCCAATCACCCACGTTATCTTCCCATGCAGGTAAATCAGGCGACTGAATCTGTTGGCCCAGCTGCTGCAGGTGGCGTAATCCGACCGAGCCGGCCGCGCCTTTGATTTTATGCCCTTCTTCGACAATGCCCTTCTGGTCACGCGCCGTCAGGTTTGACTCCAGCACGCTCAGATAGCCCGGCATCATTTTTTCAAACACCGCCAGACCGTCGGTAATCAGTTTCGGGCCCACCAGATCGATGTACTGCTCCAGCATCGCGGTATCGAGTATCGTTTGGGCTTTAGCGCTATCAACAGGCGTCATGGTGCTCTCCTCTTCATCGTGGGTATCCCAGAACTTCTTGATCATGGCGGTCAGAGCAGGCACCGCCAGAGGCTTGCTGAGTACATCGTCCATACCGGCGTCGAGATACTCTTTTTTATCTTTCAGTACGTTCGCCGTCAGCGCCACCAGCGGCGGCAGTTCGTCAGCCGCGTACTGACGCGTCAGCTCACGCGAGATATCCAGCCCGGTCATATCCGGCAACTGGATATCCAGCAGAACGAGGTCATATTCGCCCGGTGTAAACATCTCCAGCGCGGCCTTACCGGTCATCGCGACATCCACGCTGTTGCCCAGTTTTTCCAGCACCGAGCGCGCTACAATCACGTTAAGCTCAATATCCTCCACCAGCAGGACGTGCAGCGCAGGTAGCGGCATATCGTCGTTTTCAAAGGTATCCTCTACCTCTTCCGCAACCGCCGGCGCATGCACCGTCAGCGTGAAGGTTGACCCTTTGCCTGCCTGGCTGGCAACGGTGATGTCACCGCCCATGCTCTTCGCCAGCCGTTTAGACACAGCCAGGCCAATCCCAGTGCCGGTGGCCGGTTTTCCGCCGTTGCTGTCCTTCACCTGGTAGTACATCGCGAAAATTTTGTCCTGCTCCTCCTGCGGAATGCCAATCCCGGAATCCTCCACCTCGAAGTGCAGCATGTCACCTTCGTCATAGCGGATACGCACCGCCACCTGCCCCTTCTGGGTAAATTTCACCGCGTTGCTGATGAGGTTCCACAGGATCTGACGCAGCCGCGTGCCGTCGGTAACGACCTTATGCGGCAGCGGCAGGGTGGGCTCCATGACAAAATTCAGCCCCTTCTGCTGCGCCTGCAGACCAGACAAGTTTTCCAGATCAGCAAGGAAGCTGGTGAAATCAACCGGCTGGTTATCAAGCTGAACCTTACGGCGCTCCATTTTATCCATATCAATAATATCGTTGAAAATATTACCCAGCGTGACCGCCGAGACATGGATAGTCTTGAGGTATTTTTCCTGCTCTGCGGTCAGGTCGGTGTCGAGCAGAATGCGGCTCAGCCCCACAATGCCGTTGAGCGGCGTACGCAGCTCGTGGCTGATGGTGGAGATAAAGGTGGTCTTGTCTCGGCTGGCGCGCTCCAGCGCGTCCTGATAGCGCTTACGCTCGGTGATATCACGGCCGAAGCCCATCAGGCCGTGGCGCTTCCCGACGCGGTCATAGTACGGTACCTTACGGATCTCAAAACAGGCTTTGCGTCCGTCCGGGTAATCCAGCCACTGTTCGTAGGTCAGCGAGACGTTATGGCGGAACACTTTTTCGTCCGTCTCCATGACCTTGGCGGCCGCCTCTTCGGAGTAAACGTCCTGCGGCTTCAGGTGAATCAGCTGCTTCTCGCTTTTCCCGGTCAGGAGCTCCATCGCCCGGTTACAGCCGGAAAACTCTTTATCTTCGTTACGGTAGAACACCAGATCCGGCGACGCGTCCAGGAACGAACGCAGGAAGGAGGATTGCTGCTCAAGCTGGATCTGCGTCACCTCGCGCTCTTTCATTTCGATTTTCAGCTGTTCCAGCGTGGCCTGACGCTCGGCCTCCGCCTTCTCACGATCTGAAATTTCCTGATTCAGCTGCGCGATGTTGTCTTTAAGCTGAACGTTGAGCTTCAGGTCACGCTCGCGCATCTCCTCAAGCTTATCGACCAGTTTTGATAAGCGCTGACGGGACTCCTCCAGCTGTTCAACCACCACGGAAAGGAAATAGACCGCCCAGGGGGTAATGAGCAAGCCAAAGAAGATAGAGCGGATGACGTCGATACTCTCGACCTGGCCATGCAGAACCATGGTGACGGCCATTTGCACGACAATGGCCAGAACGACCAGCGCCAGCGCCAGCAGCATGGAGAAACGCACCAGCCCAAGCTTCATCATCAGGTCGACGTAGTACTGGGCAAGCATTCGAATTTGCTTCATAGAGGATCCCTTCACGACTTTATCGCTCAATAATACTCAAATTCGAGGCGGGACGTTGAGGGTTGTGAGAAAAAGTGCGGGGTGAAACAGGAGATTAGCCTCGCCTCCGGTTCAGCGGAGGCGAGGAGAGGTCAATCAGGAGCGTTTCAGCAGCAGCCAGAGGCTGATCAGGAGGAAACTGGCGCTCGGCAGCAGCGCACCAATAATCGGTGGGATGCCATAAACCAGCGTCAGCGGACCGAAGATCTGATCAAGAACGTAGAACACAAAGCCGAAGCTGATACCGGTCACGACGCGCACGCCCATCGGCACGCTACGCAGCGGGCCAAAGATAAACGACAGCGCCATCAGCATCATCACCGCCACGGACATCGGCTGGAAGATTTTGCTCCACATGTTGAGCTGATAGCGCCCGGCATCCTGCCCGCTCGACTTCAGGTACTTCACATAGTTGTGCAAGCCGCTGATAGAGAGCGCGTCAGGATCCAGCGCCACAACCCCGAGCTTATCCGGCGTGAGGTTAGTCTTCCATGTGCCGGATACCGTCTGCGAACCGGTGATCTGCTTTGGATCGGTCAGGTCAGATTCATCAACCTGCGACAAACGCCACTGTTTATGTTCAGCGTCAAACTTGGCCGAAGAGGCGTGTCGGACAGACTCCAGACGGCGCTGGTCATTGAAAGCATAGATGCTCACCCCGCCCAGTTCATCATTACCCTTTACCCGTTCGATGTAGACGAAGTTTTTACCGTCTTTCGCCCATAAACCTTGCTGAGTCGAGAGCAGTGAACCGCCGTACATTGCCTGAGCACGATAGTTACGCGCCATCTGCTCACCCTGCGGTGCCACCCACTCGCCAATCGCCATGGTCAACAGCACCAGCGGGATTGCGGTTTTCATTACCGACAGCGCAACTTGCATGCGGGTAAAGCCCGAGGCCTGCATAACGACCAGCTCACTGCGCTGCGCCAGCATTCCCAGCCCCAGCAGAGCGCCCAGCAGGGCCGCCATCGGGAAGAAGATCTGCACATCTTTTGGCACGCTGAGCAGGGTGTACATCCCCGCCCCCATCGCGTCATAGCTGCCCTGCCCGGCTTTTTTCAGCTGATCGACAAATTTGATAATGCCGGAAAGCGACACCAGCATGAACAACGTCATCATGATGGTGGTAAAAATGGTTTTACCGATATAGCGATCAAGAACGCCAAACGCCTGCATTAGATGGCTCCTTTACGCGAGAATCGGGCACGTATGCGGCGCACAGGCACCGTATCCCACAGGTTTAATCCCAGCGCCAGTAAGATGTACAGGCTGTTAACGAACCACGTCCAGACCATCGGATCCAACTTACCCTTCGCGCCGTTAGAGCGAATCGAGGTTTGCAGCAGGAAATAGATCAGGTAAAGCAGCATCGCTGGCAGCATAGAGAGCACACGGCCCTGGCGCGGGTTCACCACGCTCAGCGGAACGACAATCAATGCCATCATAAACACGGTGAATACGAGCGTAATACGCCAGTGGAATTCAGCACGCGCTCTGTCGGTATCGGTGTTCCACAGCGTACGCATATCCATTTGCTCGGTATCCGTTGGATCGAGCGCTACCGCCTGATGGCCGATAATAGCCTGATAGTTCTGGAAATCCGTAATACGGAAGTCGCGCAGCATCGCGGTGCCTTCGAAACGGGTGCCTTTGTTCAGCGTGACTATCTGAGAACCGTCTTTGCGCTGAGCGAGCTGGCCCGAGTCGGCAACCACGACTGACGGACGCGCGTTACCTTTGGGACGCAGCTGCGCCAGGAATACATCGTTGAATTTACTGCCGTCAACGCTCTCAATAAACAGCACGGAGTTTCCGTCAGTTGCCTGCTGGAACTGACCCTGCGCGAGCGCCGCCATACCGGGGTTTGCTTTCGCCTCGGCCAGCACTTCGTCCTGATGACGGGAAGACATAGGGCCCGCCCACATTACATTCACCGCCGCAACAATGCCCGTGAACAGCGCCAGTATCATCGCCGCTTTCACCAGTACGGCTTTACTCAGGCCGCAGGCATGCATCACCGTGATTTCACTCTCGGTATACAGCTTACCGAGCGTCATGAGCAGGCCGAGGAATAGGCTCAGCGGCAGAATAAGCTGCGCCATTTCCGGGATCCCCAGACCAAGCAGGGAAAGCACCAGATTCGTTGGAATTTCGCCGTCAACGGCCGCACCGAGGATCTTAACCAGCTTCTGACAGAAAAAAATCAGCAGCAGGATGAAGAGGATCGCCAGTTGGCTTTTGAGCGTCTCCCGCACCAGATATCTTATGATTATCACTTTAAATACGCCCGTAAAAACCCGTCTCTTTGCAGGAATTTCGCTTGTTTCATGGCTTAAACGTCATTTATTCTCTTGAGTCGTCGAAATCATCGCTAAGATTAAAACATCCAGCGGATTCACGCTTCAGGACTTTTTCTGACGTGTCGAAACCGTAGTAACGTAAGATTAACACGAAGTCACCACAACAGCGGACATGAGTTACGAAAGGTTTCAATTCTATCTGTAGCAGCCGCCGTTGTCTTTAAGATTCAGGAGCGTAGTGCATGGAGTTCAGTGTAAAAAGCGGTAGCCCGGAGAAACAGCGGAGTGCCTGCATCGTTGTGGGCGTCTTTGAACCGCGCCGACTCTCCCCGATCGCCGAGCAACTCGATAAAATCAGTGACGGCTATATCAGCGCCCTGCTGCGCCGTGGCGAACTGGAAGGCAAACCTGGGCAGACGCTGTTACTGCACCATGTTCCGAACGTCCTGTCAGAGCGTATTCTGCTGATTGGCTGCGGCAAAGAGCGCGAGCTGGATGAGCGCCAGTATAAACAGGTCATTCAGAAAACCATTAATACGCTGAATGATACCGGTTCAATGGAAGCCGTCTGCTTCCTGACCGAGCTGCACGTCAAAGGCCGTAACACCTACTGGAAAGTACGTCAGGCAGTCGAAACCGCAAAAGAGAGCCTGTACAGCTTCGATCAGCTTAAGACCAACAAAAGCGAGCCGCGTCGTCCGCTGCGCAAAATGGTCTTTAACGTACCAACCCGTCGCGAACTGACCAGCGGAGAGCGCGCCATCCAGCATGGCCTGGCGATTGCCGCCGGCATTAAAGCGGCAAAAGATCTCGGCAACATGCCGCCAAACATCTGTAACGCCGCCTACCTCGCCTCTCAGGCGCGCCAGCTGGCTGATTCCTACAGCAAAAACGTCATCACCCGCGTTATCGGCGAACAGCAGATGAAAGAGCTGGGCATGCACTCGTATCTGGCGGTAGGTAACGGCTCGCAGAACGAATCCCTGATGTCGGTCATCGAATACAAAGGTAACCCGTCCGAAGATGCGCGCCCTATCGTTCTGGTTGGTAAAGGCCTGACCTTCGACTCCGGCGGTATCTCCATCAAGCCTGCCGAAGGCATGGACGAGATGAAGTACGACATGTGCGGCGCGGCGGCAGTTTACGGCGTGATGCGCATGGTCGCGGAACTTCAGCTACCGATTAACGTCACTGGCGTGCTGGCAGGCTGCGAAAACATGCCTGGCGGTCGCGCGTACCGTCCGGGTGACGTCCTGACCACCATGTCCGGGCAGACCGTTGAGGTGCTGAACACCGACGCCGAAGGCCGTCTGGTGCTGTGCGACGTACTGACCTACGTTGAGCGCTTCGAGCCTGAAGCGGTGATTGACGTGGCAACCCTGACCGGTGCCTGCGTGATTGCCCTGGGCCACCACATCACCGGCCTGATGTCGAACCACAACCCGCTGGCGCACGAGCTTATCGGCGCGTCTGAGCAGGCTGGCGATCGCGCATGGCGCCTGCCGCTGGGTGACGAGTATCAGGAACAGCTGGAGTCTAACTTTGCGGATATGGCGAACATTGGCGGTCGTCCTGGCGGGGCTATCACCGCGGGCTGCTTCCTGGCGCGCTTCACCCGCAAGTACAACTGGGCGCACCTGGACATCGCCGGCACCGCATGGCGCTCCGGTAAAGCCAAAGGCGCAACCGGTCGTCCGGTGGCGCTGCTGTCGCAGTTCCTGCTGAACCGTGCGGGTTTTAACGGCGACGAGTAAGCCAAAACGGCAGTAAACCGTAGGCCGGGTAAGGCGAAGCCGCCACCCGGCTTAAGCATTTAAAGTGAGCACAAGAAGCCCCATATATGAAGAATGCAACGTTCTACCTTCTGGACAACGACGCCCATCAGGATGGCCTCAGCGCCGTTGAACAGCTGGTGTGTGAAATTGCCGCAGAACGTTGGCGCGCAGGTAAACGCGTTCTGATTGCCTGTGAAGATGAACAGCAGGCGATTCGCCTGGATGAAGCGCTGTGGGCGCGCCCGCCGGAGAGCTTTGTGCCGCACAACCTGTCGGGCGAAGGTCCGCGAGGCGGGGCCCCGGTCGAAATAGCTTGGCCGCAAAAGCGCAACAGCAGCGCGCGCGATATTCTCATTAGCCTGCGGACAGACTTTGCAGATTTTGCCACTGCTTTCACAGAAGTGGTAGACTTTGTCCCTTACGAAGAATCCTTGAAACAACTGGCGCGCGAACGCTATAAAGCGTACCGCCTGGCTGGTTTTAACCTGAATACGGCAACCTGGAAATAATGGAAAAGACATATAACCCACGCGATATCGAACAGCCGCTTTACGAGCACTGGGAACAGCAGGGCTATTTCAAGCCTAACGGCGATGAAAGCAAAGAGTCCTTCTGCATCATGATCCCGCCGCCGAACGTCACCGGCAGTTTGCATATGGGGCATGCTTTCCAGCAGACCATCATGGACACCATGATCCGCTACCAGCGCATGCAGGGCAAAAACACCCTGTGGCAGGCGGGAACTGACCACGCGGGTATCGCGACCCAGATGGTGGTTGAGCGTAAAATTGCCGCTGAAGAAGGTAAAACCCGTCACGACTACGGTCGCGATGCGTTCATCGACAAAATCTGGCAGTGGAAGGCGGAATCCGGCGGCACCATTACCCGTCAGATGCGCCGTCTCGGCAACTCCGTGGACTGGGAGCGCGAGCGCTTCACCATGGACGAAGGCCTGTCCAACGCCGTGAAAGAAGTCTTCGTGCGCCTGTATAAAGAAGACCTGATTTACCGCGGCAAACGCCTGGTCAACTGGGATCCGAAACTGCGCACCGCCATCTCTGACCTGGAAGTGGAAAACCGCGAGTCCAAAGGCTCCATGTGGCACATCCGCTACCCGCTGGCCGACGGCGCAAAAACCGCAGACGGTAAAGATTACCTGGTGGTTGCCACCACTCGTCCGGAAACCCTGCTGGGCGATACCGGCGTGGCCGTTAACCCGGAAGATCCGCGTTATAAAGACCTGATCGGTAAATTCGTGGTGCTGCCGCTGGTAAACCGCCGTATTCCAATTGTGGGCGACGAACACGCCGACATGGAAAAAGGCACCGGCTGCGTAAAAATCACCCCTGCGCACGACTTTAACGACTATGAAGTCGGTCGTCGTCACGCCCTGCCGATGATCAACATTCTGACCTTTGACGGTGATATCCGTGAAAGCGCAGAAGTATACGACACCAAAGGCAACGAATCCGACGTCTACTCCAGCGAGATCCCGGCTGAGTTCCAGAAGCTGGAGCGCTTTGCCGCGCGTAAAGCGATTGTGGCTGCCGTTGACGCACTGGGCCTGCTGGAAGAGATCAAACCTCACGATCTGACCGTGCCGTACGGCGACCGTGGCGGCGTGGTTATCGAGCCAATGCTGACCGACCAGTGGTACGTGCGTGCCGACGTGCTGGCGAAACCGGCTGTTGAAGCGGTTGAGAACGGCAGCATTCAGTTCGTGCCGAAGCAGTACGAAAACATGTACTTCTCCTGGATGCGCGACATTCAGGACTGGTGTATCTCCCGTCAGCTGTGGTGGGGTCACCGTATCCCGGCATGGTACGACAACGAAGGCAACGTTTATGTTGGCCGTAGCGAAGACGAAGTGCGTCAGGAAAACAACCTGAGCGCGGACGTTGCCCTGCGTCAGGACGAAGACGTGCTGGACACCTGGTTTTCCTCCGCACTGTGGACCTTCTCCACCCTTGGCTGGCCTGAGAACACCGACGCGCTGCGTCAGTTCCACCCAACCAGCGTAATGGTCTCCGGCTTCGACATTATCTTCTTCTGGATTGCCCGCATGATCATGATGACCATGCACTTCATCAAAGACGAAGACGGCAAGCCGCAGGTTCCGTTCCATACCGTCTACATGACCGGTCTGATCCGCGACGACGAAGGCCAGAAGATGTCCAAATCCAAGGGTAACGTCATTGACCCACTGGATATGGTTGACGGTATTTCTCTGGAAGAGCTGCTGGAAAAACGCACCGGCAATATGATGCAGCCGCAGCTGGCGGAGAAAATCCGCAAGCGCACCGAGAAGCAGTTCCCGAACGGAATTGAGGCTCACGGTACAGACGCCCTGCGCTTCACCCTGGCGGCGCTGGCCTCGACCGGCCGCGACATCAACTGGGACATGAAGCGTCTGGAAGGTTACCGTAACTTCTGTAACAAGCTGTGGAACGCCAGCCGCTTCGTGCTGATGAACACCGAAGATCAGGACTGCGGCTTCAACGGCGGCGAAATGACCCTGTCTCTGGCGGACCGTTGGATCCTGGCGGAATTCAACCAGACGGTGAAAGCGTTCCGCGAGGCGCTGGACAGCTACCGCTTCGATATCGCGGCGGGCATCCTGTACGAATTCACCTGGAACCAGTTCTGCGACTGGTATCTGGAGCTGGCGAAGCCGGTAATGAACGGCGGCACTGAAGCGGAGCTGCGCGGCACGCGCAACACGCTGATTACCGTTCTGGAAGGTCTGCTGCGCCTGGCGCATCCGGTCATTCCATTCATCACCGAAACCATCTGGCAGCGCGTGAAGGTCATTGCGGGCATCAACGCCGATACCATCATGCTGCAGCCGTTCCCTGCATTCGATGTGGCTAAAGTTGATGAAGCGGCGTCTGCGGATACCGAGTGGCTGAAACAGGCGATCGTTGCGGTACGTAACATCCGTGCTGAAATGAACATTGCCCCGGGCAAACCGCTTGAGCTGCTGCTGCGCGGCTGCAGCGAGGCTGCCGTTCGTCGCGTCACCGAGAACAACACCTTCCTGAAAACCATGGCGCGTCTGGAAAGCATCACCGTGCTGCCTGCGGATGACAAAGGTCCGGTTTCCGTGACCAAAATCATCGACGGCGCCGAGCTGCTGATCCCGATGGCAGGTCTGATCGACAAAGACGCCGAGCTGGCGCGTCTGGCGAAAGAAGTGGCGAAAGTCGACGTGGAAATTGGCAAAATCGAAAGCAAGCTGGCGAACGAAGGCTTTGTCGCCCGCGCGCCGGAAGCGGTCATCGCCAAAGAGCGTGAGCGTCTGGTTGCCTTCGCCGATGCGAAGACCAAGCTGATCGAGCAGCAGGCGGTTATTGCAGCCCTGTAATGCTTTACCCCTTACGCTTCAGGGCGTAAGGGGTACCCTTCCTGAAAACTCCTCGCTTGCACTCCCTTTTCTGCGGTGCTATTAACAGCAACTGTGTGTCAATTTTTGTAATGAGTAATGCTATGAGCGTGATTACCCCCGTCGCGGCGACGATGCGTCGGATCACTGAGCAGGACAATCCGGCTATCGCCGCCGTTATCCGCACCGTTTCTGCAGAGTATGGGCTGACAGCGGATAAAGGTTATACCGTTGCGGACCCGAATCTTGATGAACTGTTTAAGCTGTACAGCCAGCCGGGTCACGCCTACTGGGTGATTGAGCAGGACGGACAGGTTGTGGGCGGCGGCGGCGTTGCGCCACTGAGCTGCAGCGAGCCAGATATCTGCGAGCTGCAGAAAATGTATTTCCTGCCTTCCGTACGCGGGCAAGGCCTGGCGAAAAAGCTGGCGCTGGTCGCTCTGGAACACGCGCGCGCTCATGGGTTTAAACGCTGTTACCTCGAAACCACCGCCTTCCTCAAAGAGGCCATCGGCCTGTATGAACATCTGGGCTTTGAGCATATCGATGCGCCGCTGGGCTGTACCGGCCATGTTGACTGCGAAGTCAGGATGCTGAAAAGTCTGTAATTTTCGTTCCTGCCCTCTTCTGTTAAGCGGCTGTAAACTGAATGCTCTACACTCTCAGTTCACACCACAACGGGGGAAACACGATGTCGAAGATAAAAAGCTACGCCGCACCGCAGGCGGGTGCAGAACTTGAGCTGTACGAGTACGATGCGGGCGAACTAAAAGCAGAAGACGTCGAAGTACAGGTTGATTACTGCGGGGTCTGCCACTCGGATCTCTCGATGATCGACAACGAATGGGGCTTTTCCAGCTATCCGCTGGTTGCCGGGCACGAAGTCATTGGCCGCGTCGTGGCGCTCGGTAGCGCCGCGCAGGACAAAGGGCTGAAAGTGGGCCAGCGCGTAGGCATTGGCTGGACAGCACGCAGCTGTGGTCACTGCGATGCCTGTATCAGCGGCAACCAGATCAACTGCCTTGAGGGCGCGGTACCCACCATCCTGAATAAAGGCGGCTTCGCCGACAAGCTGCGCGCCGACTGGCAATGGGTCATCCCGCTGCCGGACAGCATTGATATCGAATCCGCCGGTCCGCTGCTGTGTGGCGGCATCACCGTCTTTAAGCCCCTGCTGATGCACCATATCACCGCCACCAGCCGCGTGGGCGTGATTGGAATCGGCGGTCTGGGCCATATCGCCATCAAGCTGCTGCATGCGATGGGCTGTGAAGTCACGGCGTTCAGCTCGAACCCGGCAAAAGAGAAAGAGGTGCTGGCGATGGGCGCGGATAAAGTGGTAAACAGCCGCGATCCTGAAGCGCTGAACGCGCTGGCAGGTCAGTTTGACCTGATCATCAACACCGTGAACGTCGATCTCGACTGGCAGCCGTACTTTGAAGCACTGGCCTACGGCGGTAACTTCCACACCGTAGGTGCTGTGATGAAGCCGCTGCCGGTTCCGGCCTTTACCCTGATCGGCGGGGATCGCAGCGTGTCAGGCTCCGCGACCGGTACACCGTACGAGCTGCGCAAGCTGATGAAGTTTGCCGGACGCACTAAAGTGGCCCCCACCACCGAACTGTATCCCATGTCGAAAATCAACGAAGCGATCCAGCACGTGCGTGACGGCAAAGCCCGCTACCGCGTGGTGTTGAAAGCGGATTTCTGATCTGAATGTGCCGGGTGGCGGCTTCGCCTTACCCGGCCTACTTAAGTTACTGCGCCAATATGTTAAACACTTCCGCTACCGCGACCGCCCCCGGGTCCATTACCCCGTCCAGATTCTCTTTATTCACATACGATGAGCGCCCCGCACCGGCTTTCTGCATTTTCGCCGTTGCCTCTGCCCCCTTCTGTGCCGCCTGCGCCGCTGACTGAAGATCCTTTTTCTGCAATGCCTCCAGCGCCGGCTGCAGCGCGTCGATCAGGGTACGATCGCCGAGATCTGCCCCACCGTACTGCTTCATTTGCGCCAGCCCGCTGAGCAATGCCTCGGGTAGCGACTGACCATCGTGAAGCTTTTGCCCCGCCGCGGTAAAGAAGATCGACATCAGCACCCCGCTCGATCCGCCCATCACCGTGGCCAGCCGCTCGCCCACCAGCAGCAGAAGCTTAGGCACATCATTAAGCGGAAGCGCGTTCTCCTCCAGGCGCTGCGCAATATCCCGCGCCCCTTGCGCAAAGGTGGAGCCGGTATCGCCGTCGCCCACTTTGGCATCCAGCGCGTTCAGGCGGTTTTCCAGCTGTATGAGCGTCTTCGTCACCCGTGAAACAGACTCCTTCACCTGCGGGTTTTCAGATGGGGTATATTCCACGCGATCGTGAATAGCGCTTTGCGGAACGGTACGCAGGGGGGCAAACGCCACGGGTTTTTGCCAGCCCAGCGTTTCCACCTCTTCATGCAGCGCTTTCTCGAACAGGTCGTTGAGCTTCAGCAGCGTCAGAGAAAAGCCCTTCATGTCCAGGGCGCTCACCAGCGGTGCCGGGCCAATAAGATAAGCAATGTTCTCTTTCAGCGCCGAGTGAGCCAACTCTTTGGTCAGCAACGCCATTTCCAGCGCCGAGACGCCGCCGAGGTTGTTAATCAGCACCGCGAAACGCCCCTCGCCCGCCTGCGCTTTGAGCGGGGTAACCAGCGTGTCGATAATCGCTTTGCTGTTTTGCGTATCAACTACCGAGGCCCCCGGCTCCCCGTGGATCCCCAGCCCCAGTTCGACATGGCCCTGCTTGATGCGCCCCTCTTCATCGTCGCTGCCCGGCAGGTTACAGGTTTGCATCGCAACGCCCAGGCTCCAGAGGTTATCGCAGGCCTGCTGCGCAATATCCCGCACCTCGCTCAGGGATTTTCCGTGCTCCGCGGCATAGCCCGCAATCTTATGCACCAGCGCCGTACCGGCAATGCCGCGCGGCTGCTTGTTGTCGGGCAGCGCGATATCGTCCGCCACAATCACCATCTCGACCTTCAGGCCGTAGCGTTTGGCCTTTTCTGCCGCCAGACCAAAGTTCAGGCGATCGCCGGTGTAGTTTTTGACGATCAGCAGACAGCCGCGATCGCCCGTCACCGCCACAATGGCATTCAGTACCGCATCCACGCTCGGGGAGGCGAACAGATCGCCACAGACTGCCGCCGTCAGCATGCCTTTACCGACAAATCCGGCGTGTGCAGGTTCGTGCCCGGAGCCACCGCCGGAGATCACCGCCACGCGGCTTTTATCCCAGTCGCCGCGTGCCACTACGCGGATAGCCGGATCGATATCGAGCTTGACGAGATTCGCGTTTGGCGCAGAAAGGAGTATGCCTTCAATGGCATCGTTGACCAGCTGTTTGCGATCGTTAAAGAAGAATCTGGACATAGTTTCCCACTATTTTGTGAACCGTATGCAAAAGCATAGTCCGCGCTGGATAATGCGCCGCAAAGTCAGGAATTTACTTAACCAAATTGCTATCAGGTTGCCTATACTCCACCCAGGACTAAGAGAGGAAGCGCATCATGAGTACACCATTGTTAATTGCCCGGACGCTGGAAAAAGAGCTGTATTTACTGCCCGCGATGGCGAACCGCCACGGCCTGATCACCGGTGCGACCGGGACGGGGAAAACCGTGACCTTACAGAAGCTGGCGGAGTCACT is a genomic window containing:
- the arcB gene encoding aerobic respiration two-component sensor histidine kinase ArcB; translation: MKQIRMLAQYYVDLMMKLGLVRFSMLLALALVVLAIVVQMAVTMVLHGQVESIDVIRSIFFGLLITPWAVYFLSVVVEQLEESRQRLSKLVDKLEEMRERDLKLNVQLKDNIAQLNQEISDREKAEAERQATLEQLKIEMKEREVTQIQLEQQSSFLRSFLDASPDLVFYRNEDKEFSGCNRAMELLTGKSEKQLIHLKPQDVYSEEAAAKVMETDEKVFRHNVSLTYEQWLDYPDGRKACFEIRKVPYYDRVGKRHGLMGFGRDITERKRYQDALERASRDKTTFISTISHELRTPLNGIVGLSRILLDTDLTAEQEKYLKTIHVSAVTLGNIFNDIIDMDKMERRKVQLDNQPVDFTSFLADLENLSGLQAQQKGLNFVMEPTLPLPHKVVTDGTRLRQILWNLISNAVKFTQKGQVAVRIRYDEGDMLHFEVEDSGIGIPQEEQDKIFAMYYQVKDSNGGKPATGTGIGLAVSKRLAKSMGGDITVASQAGKGSTFTLTVHAPAVAEEVEDTFENDDMPLPALHVLLVEDIELNVIVARSVLEKLGNSVDVAMTGKAALEMFTPGEYDLVLLDIQLPDMTGLDISRELTRQYAADELPPLVALTANVLKDKKEYLDAGMDDVLSKPLAVPALTAMIKKFWDTHDEEESTMTPVDSAKAQTILDTAMLEQYIDLVGPKLITDGLAVFEKMMPGYLSVLESNLTARDQKGIVEEGHKIKGAAGSVGLRHLQQLGQQIQSPDLPAWEDNVGDWVEEMKQEWQNDVAVLKAWVDARKK
- the lptG gene encoding LPS export ABC transporter permease LptG, with the translated sequence MQAFGVLDRYIGKTIFTTIMMTLFMLVSLSGIIKFVDQLKKAGQGSYDAMGAGMYTLLSVPKDVQIFFPMAALLGALLGLGMLAQRSELVVMQASGFTRMQVALSVMKTAIPLVLLTMAIGEWVAPQGEQMARNYRAQAMYGGSLLSTQQGLWAKDGKNFVYIERVKGNDELGGVSIYAFNDQRRLESVRHASSAKFDAEHKQWRLSQVDESDLTDPKQITGSQTVSGTWKTNLTPDKLGVVALDPDALSISGLHNYVKYLKSSGQDAGRYQLNMWSKIFQPMSVAVMMLMALSFIFGPLRSVPMGVRVVTGISFGFVFYVLDQIFGPLTLVYGIPPIIGALLPSASFLLISLWLLLKRS
- the lptF gene encoding LPS export ABC transporter permease LptF, which codes for MIIIRYLVRETLKSQLAILFILLLIFFCQKLVKILGAAVDGEIPTNLVLSLLGLGIPEMAQLILPLSLFLGLLMTLGKLYTESEITVMHACGLSKAVLVKAAMILALFTGIVAAVNVMWAGPMSSRHQDEVLAEAKANPGMAALAQGQFQQATDGNSVLFIESVDGSKFNDVFLAQLRPKGNARPSVVVADSGQLAQRKDGSQIVTLNKGTRFEGTAMLRDFRITDFQNYQAIIGHQAVALDPTDTEQMDMRTLWNTDTDRARAEFHWRITLVFTVFMMALIVVPLSVVNPRQGRVLSMLPAMLLYLIYFLLQTSIRSNGAKGKLDPMVWTWFVNSLYILLALGLNLWDTVPVRRIRARFSRKGAI
- the pepA gene encoding leucyl aminopeptidase, yielding MEFSVKSGSPEKQRSACIVVGVFEPRRLSPIAEQLDKISDGYISALLRRGELEGKPGQTLLLHHVPNVLSERILLIGCGKERELDERQYKQVIQKTINTLNDTGSMEAVCFLTELHVKGRNTYWKVRQAVETAKESLYSFDQLKTNKSEPRRPLRKMVFNVPTRRELTSGERAIQHGLAIAAGIKAAKDLGNMPPNICNAAYLASQARQLADSYSKNVITRVIGEQQMKELGMHSYLAVGNGSQNESLMSVIEYKGNPSEDARPIVLVGKGLTFDSGGISIKPAEGMDEMKYDMCGAAAVYGVMRMVAELQLPINVTGVLAGCENMPGGRAYRPGDVLTTMSGQTVEVLNTDAEGRLVLCDVLTYVERFEPEAVIDVATLTGACVIALGHHITGLMSNHNPLAHELIGASEQAGDRAWRLPLGDEYQEQLESNFADMANIGGRPGGAITAGCFLARFTRKYNWAHLDIAGTAWRSGKAKGATGRPVALLSQFLLNRAGFNGDE
- the holC gene encoding DNA polymerase III subunit chi, producing the protein MKNATFYLLDNDAHQDGLSAVEQLVCEIAAERWRAGKRVLIACEDEQQAIRLDEALWARPPESFVPHNLSGEGPRGGAPVEIAWPQKRNSSARDILISLRTDFADFATAFTEVVDFVPYEESLKQLARERYKAYRLAGFNLNTATWK